A genome region from Clostridium sp. JN-9 includes the following:
- a CDS encoding helix-turn-helix transcriptional regulator, producing MVKFLTPNQKVRETRKYLKMKQQDLQDENITRGLISMIETSQRTLTKDTAAKIAEKFNKKAKELNLKFEIDSQYLLRSPAEDAELYCLKKLETLNVNDISKEIFQIAAEFKLQNVKAELYNKMADSCFDKKDYNEAFTNYNNALSIYMDINNNEMIPCLYWRIGLCKADAFQYEDALTFFNLSKNYSIMYKDKKIQQFILYDIALCYKKIGKFQNAIDNVDKFLLMSNKNNNLYFYANILKANCYEAIGKYDTAICIYNSLIKDISKAESPILLSIYNNLGLLYIDKNNLKTSLDYFEKAEEIGNAADKPNLCHTLIEKSELFIKSSNYEEAIKTVEKGLKDAEKYSDYEYLLKGNYTLAHIYEDTNDISNLKKVYFKIAGLLKDKNNTNELISIYIKLSIIFLNENDNENAMQCLKLSQTYL from the coding sequence ATGGTGAAGTTTTTAACTCCAAACCAAAAGGTTAGAGAAACAAGAAAATATTTAAAAATGAAGCAGCAAGACCTGCAGGATGAAAATATTACTCGTGGGCTTATCAGCATGATTGAAACTAGCCAAAGAACGTTAACTAAGGATACTGCTGCAAAAATAGCAGAAAAATTTAATAAAAAAGCTAAAGAACTGAATCTAAAATTTGAAATTGACAGCCAGTATTTATTGAGATCACCTGCTGAGGATGCTGAATTATATTGCTTAAAAAAGCTTGAAACTTTAAACGTTAATGATATTTCAAAAGAAATTTTTCAGATAGCAGCTGAATTTAAACTGCAAAATGTTAAAGCTGAATTATATAATAAAATGGCAGATTCTTGTTTCGATAAGAAAGATTATAATGAAGCCTTTACTAATTATAATAATGCCTTATCTATCTATATGGACATCAATAACAATGAGATGATTCCTTGTCTATACTGGAGAATAGGACTTTGCAAAGCAGATGCTTTTCAGTATGAGGATGCTTTGACATTTTTTAACCTAAGCAAAAATTATTCAATAATGTACAAAGATAAAAAGATACAGCAATTTATATTATATGATATAGCGCTGTGTTATAAAAAAATCGGGAAGTTTCAAAATGCAATAGATAATGTTGATAAGTTCCTGCTTATGTCAAATAAAAATAACAATTTATACTTCTATGCAAATATTCTAAAAGCAAATTGCTATGAAGCTATTGGAAAATATGATACAGCTATTTGTATTTATAACTCATTAATTAAAGATATTTCAAAAGCAGAAAGTCCTATATTATTATCAATATATAACAATTTAGGTTTACTTTACATTGATAAAAATAATCTAAAAACCAGTCTGGACTATTTTGAAAAAGCTGAAGAGATTGGAAATGCCGCAGATAAACCAAATTTATGCCACACACTTATTGAAAAATCAGAGCTTTTTATTAAAAGTTCTAATTATGAAGAAGCTATTAAAACAGTCGAGAAAGGCTTAAAAGATGCAGAGAAATATTCGGATTATGAATACTTATTGAAAGGCAATTATACATTGGCACATATATATGAAGATACAAATGACATTTCAAACTTAAAAAAAGTTTACTTCAAAATTGCTGGTTTATTAAAGGATAAAAATAACACAAATGAACTTATCTCCATATATATTAAGCTGTCAATAATATTCTTAAATGAAAACGATAATGAAAATGCAATGCAGTGTCTAAAATTGTCACAAACTTATTTATAA
- a CDS encoding cupin domain-containing protein: MYNAYPCPYFTNMQMYSPSYMNNQYDPGCMNQYMPYTDGMRYDLMSNAMPYSQKQPPIELQDFGPYPYVVNINEAAKQNNTFRTALWTGKHLQVTLMSINVGDDIGLEIHPNVDQFIRVEDGQGLVRMGKNKDRLDFQANVSDEFAIMIPSGTWHNVINTGNIPLKVYSIYAPPQHPHGTIHETKADAEAEARE; the protein is encoded by the coding sequence ATGTATAATGCTTATCCATGTCCTTACTTCACTAACATGCAAATGTATAGCCCAAGCTATATGAATAATCAGTATGACCCAGGCTGTATGAATCAGTATATGCCTTATACTGATGGAATGAGATATGATTTAATGTCTAATGCCATGCCATACTCACAAAAACAGCCTCCAATTGAACTTCAGGATTTTGGGCCTTACCCCTATGTGGTAAATATTAATGAGGCTGCTAAGCAAAACAATACTTTCCGTACAGCTTTATGGACAGGGAAACATCTTCAGGTTACATTAATGAGCATAAATGTGGGTGATGACATAGGACTGGAGATCCATCCAAATGTTGATCAATTCATACGTGTTGAAGATGGTCAGGGTCTTGTAAGAATGGGAAAAAATAAAGACAGACTTGATTTTCAGGCAAATGTATCAGATGAATTTGCAATTATGATACCTTCTGGTACATGGCACAATGTTATAAATACCGGAAATATCCCGCTTAAGGTATACTCCATATATGCTCCTCCTCAGCATCCACATGGTACAATCCATGAAACTAAGGCAGATGCAGAGGCAGAGGCACGGGAGTAA
- a CDS encoding IS1182 family transposase, with protein sequence MRKYINSHKNYTLYRGNYQLKLPLNIEYMIPNNDSVRLLSQFVEEMDLTDLYSTYSRIRENQATPRQMLKIVLYSYMNHNYSSRAMELSCKRDVNFMYLLEGSPAPDHSTFARFRSIHFAPCSETIMAEMSNFLYEIGEISGDTIFIDGTKIEACANKYTFVWKKAVSKNLERLLSKLADFVAECEELYGIKLVYENKVKMKHVKKLRKKLYALKKEENIEFVHGCGKRKTPIQRSIEKLEEYLRKLKEYTQKIHTCGKRNSYSKTDKDATFMRMKEDAMKNGQLKPGYNVQNGVDSQYIVWVTVCDKPGDTTTLIPFIKSMENSLYFKYFKIDADSGYESEENYLYIKENGQLSYIKPANYEISKTRKYKHDISRIENMDYTELGDYYTCKNNKKLTVNKIVKRKSKTGYISEKTIYTCEDCSNCVYKSKCIRGHNCKTPLEERVKNLETSKLFNMLRKEDLERIISDDGCELRMNRSIQAEGSFGEIKQDMGFRRYLCKGKKNVLAESILLAMAHNINKLHNKIQLDRTETHLFPLKKGA encoded by the coding sequence ATGAGAAAATACATTAATTCACACAAAAATTATACTTTATATCGTGGAAATTATCAATTAAAACTTCCATTAAATATTGAGTACATGATTCCCAATAATGATTCAGTGCGTTTGCTAAGTCAATTTGTAGAGGAGATGGATTTAACAGATTTATATTCGACTTATTCCCGAATAAGGGAAAATCAGGCTACGCCACGTCAGATGCTGAAGATTGTACTTTACTCCTATATGAATCATAATTATTCATCAAGAGCAATGGAGCTATCCTGCAAAAGAGATGTAAATTTCATGTACCTTTTAGAAGGTTCACCAGCACCAGATCATTCTACTTTTGCAAGATTTCGTAGTATTCATTTTGCCCCGTGCTCAGAAACAATAATGGCTGAAATGTCAAATTTTCTTTATGAGATTGGAGAAATATCAGGAGATACTATATTTATTGATGGTACAAAGATAGAGGCATGTGCTAACAAGTATACTTTCGTCTGGAAAAAAGCAGTTTCAAAAAACCTGGAGAGATTACTTTCTAAATTAGCTGATTTTGTAGCCGAATGTGAGGAATTGTATGGAATAAAGCTTGTATACGAAAACAAAGTAAAAATGAAACATGTAAAAAAGCTACGCAAAAAGCTTTACGCCTTGAAAAAGGAAGAAAATATTGAATTTGTACATGGATGTGGTAAAAGGAAAACTCCTATTCAACGTTCTATTGAAAAACTTGAGGAATACCTTAGAAAGTTAAAAGAATATACACAGAAAATCCATACCTGCGGTAAACGTAATAGCTATTCCAAGACAGATAAAGATGCAACCTTTATGAGGATGAAAGAGGATGCTATGAAAAATGGTCAGTTAAAACCAGGTTACAATGTTCAGAATGGAGTAGATTCCCAATATATAGTATGGGTTACTGTTTGCGATAAGCCTGGGGACACAACAACATTGATTCCATTTATAAAAAGCATGGAGAATTCCTTGTACTTTAAGTATTTTAAAATTGATGCGGATTCAGGTTACGAGAGTGAAGAAAATTATCTTTATATCAAAGAAAATGGACAGCTATCATATATTAAACCAGCAAATTATGAAATATCAAAAACAAGAAAATATAAACATGATATAAGCAGAATAGAAAACATGGATTATACTGAATTGGGCGATTATTATACTTGCAAAAATAATAAGAAACTAACAGTAAATAAAATAGTAAAAAGGAAAAGTAAGACTGGCTATATAAGTGAAAAAACAATCTATACTTGTGAGGACTGCAGTAACTGTGTTTACAAGAGTAAATGCATAAGAGGACATAACTGTAAAACGCCATTAGAAGAAAGGGTTAAAAATCTTGAGACTTCAAAACTATTCAACATGCTTCGCAAAGAGGATCTTGAAAGAATTATAAGTGATGATGGTTGCGAGTTGAGAATGAATCGAAGTATTCAAGCCGAAGGCTCTTTTGGAGAGATAAAACAGGATATGGGATTTCGTAGATATCTATGCAAAGGTAAAAAGAATGTTTTGGCAGAAAGTATTTTGTTAGCAATGGCACATAATATAAATAAGCTACATAATAAAATTCAGTTAGATAGAACTGAAACGCATCTTTTTCCACTTAAAAAAGGTGCATAA
- a CDS encoding FTR1 family protein, producing the protein MIMSMIITCREFFEMFLILVPLAVYLYKINQKKLLRNICTGGAVGLAATLLTGIAAYNTTAKLKGYANNLFMGSTMLFLSGLILYSLVIIKKQSKGVQVYDDTMKSNFTSYGLFTLAFVTIFRESLEILIFFLPFLHTNLLQTITGGVIGFSISLIGAFLIFKSAAKLNISIIFTFLNLFLIFIGASLFGESLLELFPSVGNSIELAGQLIYGIPIGFLFIKSELRKYIKK; encoded by the coding sequence ATGATAATGTCAATGATAATTACATGCAGAGAATTTTTTGAGATGTTTCTAATACTCGTTCCCCTTGCAGTATATTTATATAAGATCAACCAGAAAAAACTTCTTAGAAATATCTGCACAGGCGGTGCTGTTGGATTAGCTGCAACACTCCTAACAGGTATTGCTGCATATAACACTACAGCGAAACTTAAAGGATATGCAAACAATCTTTTTATGGGATCAACAATGTTATTTTTGTCAGGATTAATTCTTTACAGCCTGGTAATAATTAAAAAGCAGTCAAAAGGTGTACAAGTCTATGATGACACAATGAAAAGTAATTTTACCTCATATGGCTTATTTACTTTAGCCTTTGTAACAATCTTCAGAGAAAGCCTTGAGATACTGATTTTCTTCCTGCCGTTTCTGCACACAAATTTACTGCAAACTATCACCGGGGGAGTTATAGGCTTTAGTATATCTTTAATTGGAGCATTTTTAATATTTAAATCTGCAGCTAAGTTAAACATCAGTATTATATTTACTTTTTTAAATCTGTTTCTTATTTTTATTGGGGCATCCTTATTTGGAGAATCACTTTTAGAATTATTCCCAAGTGTAGGAAATTCCATTGAATTAGCTGGTCAGCTGATCTATGGTATACCAATAGGTTTTTTATTTATAAAAAGTGAACTAAGGAAATATATTAAAAAGTAA
- a CDS encoding glycyl-radical enzyme activating protein, producing the protein MNNIKACIFNIQKYSIHDGPGIRTVVFFKGCPLRCMWCSNPESQDTKIQILCDKTSCSDSNNSLPKEAKLLTVNEVMNEVMKDKVFYEESNGGVTLSGGEVLMQHEFAAQLLKLLKDENVHTAIETTGFTSKEIFSEFIKNVDLLLFDIKHYDREKHFKATKVYNDLIIENLKTAINMGKEVIVRIPVIPGINSSLEDAEGFCTLLNPLGAKEVNLLPFHQYGQKKYTLLNMPYAFENVPQLHEEDLSEYKNIFIENGFNCYF; encoded by the coding sequence ATGAACAATATAAAGGCCTGCATTTTTAATATTCAAAAATACAGCATACACGATGGACCTGGTATTAGAACTGTGGTATTTTTTAAAGGCTGTCCATTAAGATGTATGTGGTGCTCAAATCCTGAATCCCAGGATACTAAAATACAAATTTTATGTGATAAAACAAGCTGTTCAGATTCTAATAATTCTCTACCCAAAGAAGCAAAACTTTTAACTGTTAATGAGGTTATGAATGAAGTAATGAAGGATAAAGTTTTTTATGAGGAATCCAATGGCGGAGTTACCTTATCAGGGGGCGAAGTATTAATGCAGCATGAATTTGCTGCCCAGCTTTTAAAGCTATTAAAGGATGAAAATGTTCACACAGCCATTGAAACCACAGGATTTACTTCAAAAGAAATATTTTCAGAATTTATAAAGAATGTAGATTTATTATTATTCGACATAAAACATTATGACAGAGAAAAACATTTTAAAGCAACAAAGGTTTATAATGACCTTATTATTGAAAATTTGAAAACTGCCATAAACATGGGAAAGGAAGTCATTGTACGTATTCCTGTGATTCCAGGTATAAATTCAAGTTTGGAGGATGCTGAGGGGTTCTGCACACTGCTTAATCCTTTAGGTGCTAAAGAAGTGAATCTCCTTCCCTTTCATCAATATGGGCAAAAAAAATATACACTTTTAAATATGCCATATGCTTTTGAAAATGTGCCTCAGCTCCATGAAGAGGATTTATCGGAATATAAAAATATATTTATTGAAAATGGATTTAACTGTTATTTCTAA
- a CDS encoding DeoR/GlpR family DNA-binding transcription regulator: MGNRYSKLLEIVNENKRIEVSKLAELLNVSQVTIRKDLDILEEKGLLKREHGYAVMTSSDDIRSRLAFNYDIKLEIAHMASQLVCDGETVMIESGSSCALFAKELAYNKRDVTIITNSTFIAHFIREGNAKVVLLGGDYQPESQVLVGPLTRKCVKEFFVDKLFIGTDGYNSKIGFTGKNLMRTETVKAMAESANKIIILTESSKFKERGVVAQFKAEEISCIFTDINIPEDVLESLKSKKVHVHMAEVH; this comes from the coding sequence ATGGGAAACAGATATTCAAAGCTTCTTGAAATTGTGAATGAAAACAAACGTATAGAGGTCAGTAAACTTGCAGAACTTTTGAATGTGTCTCAGGTGACTATAAGAAAAGATCTTGATATATTAGAAGAAAAAGGGTTATTAAAGAGAGAACATGGCTATGCAGTTATGACTTCCAGTGATGATATTAGAAGCAGATTAGCTTTTAATTATGATATAAAGCTTGAAATAGCACATATGGCAAGCCAGCTTGTATGTGACGGTGAAACAGTTATGATTGAATCAGGCTCCTCCTGTGCTCTTTTTGCTAAGGAGCTTGCATATAATAAAAGGGATGTAACCATTATAACCAACTCTACATTTATTGCCCATTTTATTAGAGAAGGAAATGCTAAAGTGGTACTGCTTGGTGGGGATTATCAGCCTGAATCACAGGTTTTAGTGGGTCCCCTTACAAGAAAGTGTGTTAAAGAATTTTTCGTAGACAAATTGTTTATAGGAACTGACGGTTATAATTCTAAAATAGGGTTTACAGGGAAAAACTTAATGCGTACAGAAACTGTAAAAGCTATGGCTGAAAGTGCCAATAAAATAATAATATTAACGGAATCATCAAAGTTTAAAGAACGTGGAGTAGTGGCTCAGTTTAAAGCAGAGGAAATTAGCTGCATATTTACTGATATTAATATCCCTGAAGATGTGTTAGAAAGTTTAAAAAGTAAAAAAGTACATGTGCACATGGCAGAAGTTCATTAA
- a CDS encoding glycyl radical protein: protein MNHFGELTKRMNNFREDLLNAKPMVCVERAKLTTESYMEHADKPMVLRRALCVENILKNMSIFIEDDTLIAGNQASSNRSAPIFPEYAMDWVIDELDEFEKRDGDRFYITEESKKTLREIAPFWKHKTLKDRGLAGMPAESRVFYDLGIIKAEGNITSGDGHIAVNYENVLNLGLIDYRKRAEEKLNKLDLTDYRNLNKSYFYRAVLIVIDAVTAFAKRYADLAKEMAERESNASRKAELLEMERILNKVPYYPAETFQEAVQSLWMVHLVLQIESNGHSVSYGRMDQYLDIFYEKDLSLGRIAKDSAVELLTNLWLKTFTINKIRSWSHTRFSAGSPLYQNVTVGGQTTDKKDAVNPLSYLILKSVAQTRLPQPNLTVRYHRGLSDDFMKECVEVLRLGFGMPAFNNDEVIIPSFIEKGVDEKDAYNYSAIGCVEVAVPGKWGYRCTGMSFLNFPKSLLIALNDGVDPESGTRLCQGAGHFKNMTSFDEVMKAWKKIIREFTRHCIIIDNCVDMAIEEITADVLCSALTDDCIERGLTIKQGGAVYDFISDLQVGIANLGDSLAAIKKCVFEDKRFSPAQLWDALVNNFQGEEGIRIKDILINDAPKYGNDDDYVDLLLKQAYDIYIDEIKKYKNTRYGRGPIGGCYYAGTSSISANVPQGAGTLATPDGRKAGEPLSEGCSPCHGMDKNGPTAVFKSVSKLTTYDITGGVLLNQKVTPQMLSKEQDREKLILLIRTFFNRLEGFHVQYNVVSRDTLIDAQKHPEKHRDLIVRVAGYSAFFNVLSKQTQDDIIERTEQIL from the coding sequence ATGAATCATTTTGGAGAATTAACAAAAAGAATGAATAATTTCCGTGAGGACTTATTAAATGCCAAACCAATGGTGTGTGTGGAAAGAGCTAAGCTTACTACTGAAAGCTACATGGAACATGCTGATAAGCCAATGGTTTTGCGCAGAGCATTATGTGTTGAAAACATATTAAAAAATATGAGTATATTTATTGAAGATGATACATTAATTGCAGGCAATCAGGCCTCATCTAACCGTTCAGCACCAATTTTCCCTGAATATGCAATGGACTGGGTTATTGATGAACTTGATGAATTTGAAAAACGTGATGGAGATAGATTTTATATTACAGAAGAAAGTAAAAAAACATTAAGAGAAATTGCACCATTTTGGAAACACAAAACATTAAAAGACAGAGGGCTTGCAGGAATGCCAGCTGAAAGCAGAGTATTTTATGATCTGGGAATTATAAAAGCAGAGGGCAATATTACCTCAGGGGATGGACATATAGCTGTAAACTATGAAAATGTTTTAAACCTTGGGCTCATCGACTACAGAAAAAGAGCAGAGGAGAAATTAAATAAGTTAGATCTTACAGATTACAGAAATTTAAATAAATCCTATTTTTACAGGGCAGTTTTAATTGTAATTGATGCTGTGACAGCCTTTGCAAAGCGTTATGCTGATCTGGCAAAAGAAATGGCAGAAAGGGAGTCCAATGCATCAAGAAAAGCAGAATTACTGGAAATGGAAAGAATATTAAATAAAGTTCCATATTATCCTGCAGAAACTTTTCAGGAAGCAGTACAGTCATTATGGATGGTCCATCTGGTTCTGCAGATTGAATCAAATGGGCATTCGGTTTCCTATGGAAGAATGGATCAGTATTTAGATATTTTTTATGAAAAAGATTTGTCACTTGGAAGAATTGCTAAAGATAGTGCTGTTGAATTACTTACAAACCTTTGGCTTAAGACATTTACAATAAATAAAATAAGAAGCTGGTCACATACACGTTTCAGCGCTGGAAGTCCTTTATATCAGAATGTTACTGTGGGAGGACAGACTACAGATAAAAAGGATGCAGTAAATCCTCTAAGTTATTTAATTCTAAAAAGTGTTGCACAGACAAGACTGCCTCAGCCAAATCTGACAGTACGTTATCACAGGGGATTATCTGATGATTTTATGAAGGAATGTGTTGAGGTATTAAGACTGGGATTTGGAATGCCTGCATTTAATAATGATGAAGTAATAATTCCATCATTTATTGAAAAAGGCGTGGATGAAAAGGATGCATACAATTACAGTGCCATTGGCTGTGTTGAAGTGGCAGTTCCAGGTAAATGGGGCTACAGATGCACTGGCATGAGCTTTCTTAACTTTCCTAAATCATTATTAATAGCATTAAATGATGGAGTTGACCCTGAATCAGGCACCAGACTTTGTCAGGGAGCAGGGCACTTTAAGAATATGACATCATTTGATGAAGTTATGAAGGCATGGAAAAAGATAATACGTGAATTTACAAGACATTGCATAATTATAGACAATTGTGTGGACATGGCCATAGAAGAGATTACAGCAGATGTACTTTGTTCAGCCTTAACTGATGACTGTATTGAAAGAGGATTAACCATAAAACAGGGCGGTGCAGTATATGACTTTATAAGCGACCTTCAGGTAGGTATTGCAAACCTTGGAGATTCTCTTGCAGCAATAAAGAAATGTGTATTTGAAGATAAAAGATTTTCTCCTGCACAGCTCTGGGATGCTTTAGTTAATAATTTTCAAGGTGAGGAAGGCATAAGAATCAAAGATATTTTAATTAATGATGCACCTAAATATGGCAACGATGATGATTATGTGGACTTATTATTAAAGCAGGCATATGACATTTATATAGATGAAATAAAGAAATATAAAAATACCAGATATGGCAGGGGCCCAATTGGAGGCTGCTATTATGCAGGAACATCTTCCATTTCAGCCAATGTGCCTCAGGGAGCAGGAACCTTGGCAACTCCAGATGGAAGAAAGGCAGGAGAGCCTTTATCAGAAGGATGTTCACCATGCCATGGCATGGATAAAAACGGCCCTACAGCAGTATTTAAATCAGTTTCAAAATTAACCACTTATGATATTACAGGAGGGGTATTATTAAATCAAAAGGTTACTCCCCAAATGCTTTCAAAGGAACAGGACAGAGAAAAGTTAATTTTATTAATAAGAACTTTCTTTAACCGCCTTGAAGGATTTCATGTACAGTACAATGTAGTGTCCAGAGATACCTTAATTGATGCTCAGAAGCATCCTGAAAAGCACAGAGATTTAATAGTGAGGGTAGCTGGATATAGCGCCTTCTTTAATGTATTATCAAAACAGACTCAGGATGATATAATTGAAAGAACAGAACAGATTTTATAG
- a CDS encoding oligopeptide transporter, OPT family: protein MHNKLSKDAYGGVAGKDYVPFIASGSKSGGNGAVLIVGIILAALFAASTAYSGMKAGLTVAAGIPGSIIGSVFIAIFAKQKGILGKNLIQGMSSGGESVASGMIFVLPAVLLIGSKVTFLEGFAVGVGGALFGIGIASLIYNYLMVEEHGKLMYPESMAISETLVASEGAGESVKYMGIGFGIGGAITVLGNSFLNVANNVISYVNESFYKWKFEVEANPLLLGIGYIVGLDVSLTMFAGTMFANFAIMPLIGYFASLGQGGPAVWNDPNVSVNAMQVKNIAGSYVKYIGAGMMLSGGLIGAVKLIPTIVASIKETINAKSSSSAGSSSAENVIILGGIIIGFIGGFLISGGNIAMAIIASILSLFLSLLFVIVSGRLTGTIGTSNLPVSGMTIASIVIVTLLFVAMGWKSPENNRSLLLFGTFIVTAISAAGGYCQSQKVTFVIGGDKNEMQKYFAIASVVGVAVVTAVILLLSSQLSMTGDNVPFALPQANLMATLTGGIMSGKLPWVMIIAGAVIGIVLFLLKLPVMTIAIGFYLPVSTTSIILIGALIRVFVEKVSKTEKEKEIKVSNGISLSSGLVAGGSIIGLVGIILQVTGVIKGAGPSGFANTNGMAYIILAVLVIATIIPILKSKVKDVE, encoded by the coding sequence ATGCATAATAAACTATCTAAAGATGCATATGGTGGCGTAGCTGGTAAAGACTACGTTCCTTTCATTGCTAGTGGCTCTAAATCTGGCGGAAATGGTGCTGTGTTAATAGTTGGTATTATCTTAGCCGCACTATTTGCAGCGTCTACTGCCTATTCAGGTATGAAAGCAGGGCTTACAGTTGCAGCTGGTATACCTGGTTCCATAATAGGTTCAGTATTTATAGCCATATTTGCTAAACAAAAAGGTATCCTTGGCAAAAATTTAATTCAAGGTATGTCAAGTGGCGGAGAATCCGTTGCCAGTGGTATGATATTTGTTTTACCAGCAGTACTTCTAATAGGTTCAAAAGTTACTTTCTTAGAAGGTTTTGCTGTTGGTGTAGGTGGAGCCTTATTCGGTATAGGAATAGCTTCTCTTATTTACAATTACTTAATGGTTGAAGAACATGGTAAATTAATGTACCCTGAGTCAATGGCTATATCTGAGACACTTGTTGCTTCAGAAGGTGCTGGAGAATCAGTGAAGTACATGGGGATAGGATTTGGAATAGGCGGCGCTATAACTGTTTTAGGCAACTCATTTTTAAATGTAGCTAATAACGTTATAAGCTATGTAAACGAATCCTTCTACAAGTGGAAATTTGAAGTTGAAGCTAATCCTCTATTATTAGGTATAGGATACATAGTTGGTTTAGATGTTTCTTTAACTATGTTTGCTGGTACTATGTTTGCTAACTTTGCTATTATGCCTTTAATAGGCTACTTTGCTTCTCTTGGACAAGGTGGTCCAGCTGTATGGAATGATCCTAATGTTAGTGTAAACGCTATGCAGGTTAAAAATATAGCCGGTAGTTATGTAAAATATATCGGAGCTGGTATGATGCTTTCTGGCGGCTTAATAGGAGCTGTAAAGCTTATCCCTACTATAGTAGCTTCTATAAAGGAAACTATTAATGCCAAGTCTTCATCTTCTGCTGGTAGTTCATCTGCTGAAAATGTAATAATACTTGGAGGTATAATAATAGGATTTATAGGTGGATTCTTAATATCTGGTGGTAATATAGCAATGGCAATAATTGCTTCTATTTTATCATTATTCTTATCACTTTTATTTGTTATAGTTTCTGGTCGTTTAACTGGTACTATAGGAACTTCAAATCTTCCTGTATCAGGTATGACTATAGCTTCTATAGTTATTGTAACATTATTATTCGTTGCAATGGGATGGAAAAGTCCTGAAAACAACAGATCCTTACTCTTATTTGGTACATTTATAGTTACTGCTATATCCGCAGCTGGCGGCTATTGCCAATCACAAAAAGTTACATTCGTAATTGGCGGTGACAAAAATGAAATGCAAAAATACTTTGCTATAGCAAGTGTAGTTGGTGTTGCAGTAGTTACTGCTGTTATATTATTACTCTCAAGCCAGCTTTCTATGACTGGTGATAATGTGCCATTTGCATTACCTCAAGCTAACTTAATGGCAACATTGACTGGTGGTATAATGTCAGGTAAATTACCTTGGGTTATGATAATTGCTGGTGCTGTTATAGGAATTGTTTTATTCTTATTAAAGCTTCCTGTAATGACAATTGCTATAGGATTTTATTTACCAGTATCTACAACTTCTATAATATTAATAGGTGCATTGATTCGTGTATTTGTAGAAAAAGTTTCTAAAACTGAAAAGGAAAAAGAAATTAAAGTTTCTAATGGTATAAGTTTATCATCTGGGCTTGTTGCTGGTGGTTCTATAATAGGACTTGTTGGCATAATACTACAAGTAACAGGTGTTATAAAAGGAGCTGGCCCAAGTGGATTTGCTAATACCAATGGAATGGCATATATAATATTAGCAGTTTTAGTAATAGCTACTATAATACCTATATTAAAAAGTAAAGTAAAAGATGTTGAATAA